The DNA window GCGACTTAATAGTCGCCTTTTTTGTATCTGGAATTTGAGGGTGATGTTCTCAAGCGCGTGAAAACAACATCATGCACCGGTCAAATTGCCCTCTTGCAGCGACAGGAAAAAATCAGATGGATTTAATAAACCTTCCAGCCCTTACCGTCCTTTCTGACAACATTACAATAGTCGAAGTTGATCAAGTAAAAATTGTCCGCATCATTCACGATAAAGCCACAGCGGGCATTTCACTCCATGGCGGTCACGTGGTCTCCTACAAACCAGCAGATCAAGAAGATCTTATCTGGATGAGCGACGAAGCCGTTTTTGATGGTAAAGCTGCACTGCGTGGCGGTATCCCGGTTTGCTGGCCTTGGTTCGGACGAATTGCAGCACCAGCACATGGTTTTGCACGAACGGCTGAATGGGAACTGGTAGAACACCGTGAAAACGAACTTGGTGTGATTGTTGAACTCGCTCTGTTTCCAACCGAAGAAACACACCAAATCTGGCCTCATATGTTTGATGCCCGCCTTATTGTTGAAGTCAGTGACGAGTTGAAAGTAACATTAAAAGTACTCAATA is part of the Vibrio sp. B1FLJ16 genome and encodes:
- a CDS encoding D-hexose-6-phosphate mutarotase; translation: MDLINLPALTVLSDNITIVEVDQVKIVRIIHDKATAGISLHGGHVVSYKPADQEDLIWMSDEAVFDGKAALRGGIPVCWPWFGRIAAPAHGFARTAEWELVEHRENELGVIVELALFPTEETHQIWPHMFDARLIVEVSDELKVTLKVLNIDDEAWSFSGALHTYLNVGDILQTQTTGMGSEYVDSLKDGEICQGGEVLQLTDTIDRVYTQPEAQILVKDPVFDRTLSVENSGHNSAVLWNPWAEGAQSMGDMADNGYQTMLCVESALHASDLSQGKTLQPGESHELVTVISAQ